Proteins found in one Lachancea thermotolerans CBS 6340 chromosome C complete sequence genomic segment:
- the GSF2 gene encoding Gsf2p (similar to uniprot|Q04697 Saccharomyces cerevisiae YML048W GSF2 ER localized integral membrane protein that may promote secretion of certain hexose transporters including Gal2p involved in glucose-dependent repression), which translates to MEICVRINDDCENDYTFQVSKEDTFESKIMKVFDKNEGLSRFMVLRPSIFYKKQPTGLSKSMHPGFLTENGCLLFHYDADERKYREPLELKNKKIWEQMWPGQLVLPEWELSYRNIAVFAAILLGWLYTDLPDVISPTPGICFTNQLSKRIMVVARWYGYNAIADKLAEEVQVNSAGVVAQWLFFALHFVKVIFVALVFYSGLVNPVSFNFLDFYSTRKVVITKNADKLKETLRSVGWIGAKRATYDEYRDTYYNYRLEKAGGLVPAYKSGIMQVAANPGVNLEKGEGFQTPLDKRFTESTFKTMEKSRKFVLSEEYLIQLEKDLKEVIKKCEGDVPAINQQIRKFRRLGLFESGPELTRLVELRKEVAPEPETGAADADAKKTQ; encoded by the coding sequence ATGGAAATTTGCGTGCGGATTAACGATGACTGCGAGAACGACTACACGTTTCAGGTGTCCAAGGAGGACACGTTCGAGTCCAAGATCATGAAGGTTTTCGACAAGAATGAGGGATTGTCCCGGTTCATGGTGCTCAGACCATCCATATTTTACAAAAAACAGCCCACGGGGCTGTCGAAGTCGATGCATCCGGGGTTCTTGACCGAAAACGGATGCTTGCTATTCCACTACGACGCGGACGAGAGGAAGTACCGTGAGCCTTTGGAGCtaaagaacaagaagatctgGGAGCAGATGTGGCCCGGTCAGCTGGTGCTGCCCGAGTGGGAGCTGTCCTACAGAAACATCGCGGTATTCGCGGCGATCTTGCTTGGCTGGTTGTACACAGATCTGCCCGATGTGATCTCGCCCACGCCTGGTATCTGCTTCACCAACCAACTGTCGAAGCGTATCATGGTCGTAGCGCGCTGGTACGGCTACAACGCGATCGCGGACAAGCTTGCGGAGGAGGTCCAGGTCAACTCCGCGGGCGTAGTGGCGCAGTGGCTGTTTTTCGCGTTGCACTTTGTCAAGGTGATATTCGTGGCGCTGGTGTTCTACAGCGGCCTGGTCAACCCCGTCTCATTCAACTTCCTGGACTTTTACAGCACCCGGAAGGTGGTGATCACCAAGAACGCGGACAAGCTGAAAGAGACGCTGCGCTCGGTCGGGTGGATCGGCGCCAAGCGCGCCACGTACGACGAGTACAGAGACACTTACTACAACTACCGTCTGGAGAAGGCGGGCGGGCTGGTGCCTGCGTACAAGAGCGGTATAATGCAGGTAGCCGCGAACCCGGGTGTGAACCTGGAGAAGGGCGAGGGCTTCCAGACGCCGCTGGACAAGCGGTTCACGGAGTCCACGTTCAAGACCATGGAGAAGTCGCGCAAGTTCGTGCTGAGTGAGGAGTATTTGATCCAGCTGGAGAAGGACCTGAAGGAGGTGATCAAGAAGTGCGAGGGCGACGTTCCCGCGATCAACCAGCAGATCCGCAAGTTCCGCCGCCTGGGCCTGTTCGAGAGCGGACCCGAGCTGACGAGGCTCGTAGAGCTGCGCAAGGAGGTCGCGCCCGAGCCGGAGACCGGCGCTGCGGACGCGGACGCCAAGAAGACCCAGTAG
- a CDS encoding KLTH0C02970p (some similarities with uniprot|P47114 Saccharomyces cerevisiae YJR054W Vacuolar protein of unknown function potential Cdc28p substrate) has protein sequence MFRNDWKLSINSKTFDALDCSLFRNFKFMTVVNYAFFVLFLTAMKIALFISDVYTCIKLLAFNSWSNNVVPPYIPFRISKWLFSGCILASIVLIAWEIINGIRIYRTRNISLTYVNNFSRGAYSLSQYNKFCVYNRISPSGAYQKIAFFTFFELKDCLRLLVADTPRQVINGLTLWSVVVTVDQSSDLGRVESFSGLVAKIKTIAQTNHEEAVLLSFMLFSFVIWAFFITKFVAACLCSIYVYYRIFNERNASGLKEYVCVTVSEHIDYLVDKYQRRKQFNMVNQSHGLSSSSLLQTDDLEAGPWKSAAHTNVESLELEDRSESRVNSSTANLLAKEFAAPVAPRLNKWASVDSLPTIGTADPVQAASPIANMHQTAPQKRTAFDPIARSETFESSRPVKENPFAPRLINANTFNSVKTSNTVPSYYFDRDASPETPGAPEASRDEPDPAQRRQRPPPPAPGKVNTPEQAYFGEFAASSDSLAQRNASVLARRDRIEREDYEFYTQSRHASGGARP, from the coding sequence ATGTTCCGTAACGATTGGAAACTCTCCATCAACTCGAAGACGTTTGACGCACTGGACTGCTCTTTGTTCCGTAACTTTAAGTTCATGACAGTCGTCAACTATGCGTTCTTCGTTTTATTCCTCACGGCCATGAAGATAGCACTTTTCATCTCAGACGTATACACCTGTATCAAGCTCCTGGCCTTCAACTCGTGGTCCAACAACGTTGTGCCACCGTACATTCCGTTCCGCATTAGCAAGTGGCTTTTCAGCGGGTGCATTCTTGCTTCAATCGTGCTGATTGCATGGGAGATCATCAACGGTATCCGCATCTACCGCACTCGCAACATTTCGCTGACTTACGTCAACAACTTCTCTAGAGGCGCGTACTCACTGAGCCAGTACAACAAGTTTTGCGTGTACAACCGCATCTCGCCCTCGGGCGCGTACCAGAAAATCGCATTTTTCACGTTCTTCGAGCTGAAGGACTGCCTGCGGCTGCTAGTGGCCGATACGCCGCGTCAAGTAATCAACGGGCTTACGCTTTGGTCCGTGGTGGTCACCGTGGATCAGAGCAGCGATCTGGGACGCGTCGAGAGCTTCAGCGGTCTGGTGGCCAAGATAAAAACCATCGCGCAGACCAACCATGAGGAAGCAGTGTTGCTGTCGTTCATGCTGTTCTCGTTTGTCATCTGGGCGTTTTTCATCACCAAGTTCGTGGCAGCATGCCTTTGTTCGATCTACGTGTACTACCGGATCTTCAACGAAAGAAACGCTAGCGGCCTCAAGGAGTACGTGTGCGTAACGGTGAGCGAGCACATCGACTACCTTGTCGACAAGTACCAGCGGAGGAAGCAGTTCAACATGGTGAACCAAAGCCATGGCCTGTCCAGCAGCTCGCTGCTGCAGACGGACGACCTGGAGGCGGGCCCCTGGAAGAGCGCGGCGCACACAAACGTTGAGTCGCTGGAGCTCGAGGACCGCTCTGAGAGCCGCGTCAACTCGTCCACGGCCAACCTCCTGGCCAAGGAGTTCGCCGCGCCCGTGGCGCCCCGGCTGAACAAATGGGCCTCTGTGGACAGCCTGCCGACAATCGGCACGGCAGATCCCGTGCAGGCGGCGTCGCCAATCGCGAACATGCACCAAACGGCGCCGCAGAAGCGGACCGCGTTCGACCCGATCGCGCGGTCCGAGACGTTTGAGTCTTCGAGGCCGGTGAAGGAGAACCCATTCGCGCCACGACTCATCAACGCCAACACGTTCAACTCGGTGAAGACGTCCAATACGGTGCCAAGCTACTACTTTGACAGAGACGCGAGCCCCGAGACGCCTGGCGCGCCCGAGGCCTCACGCGACGAGCCCGACCCGGCGCAGCGCCGCCAgcggccgccgccgccggcgcccgGCAAGGTCAACACGCCGGAGCAGGCCTATTTTGGCGAGTTCGCCGCGTCCTCGGACAGCCTCGCCCAGCGGAACGCCAGCGTGCTTGCGCGGAGGGACCGCATTGAGCGCGAGGACTACGAGTTCTACACCCAGTCGCGCCacgccagcggcggcgcgcgTCCCTGA
- the BFA1 gene encoding Bfa1p (similar to uniprot|P47113 Saccharomyces cerevisiae YJR053W BFA1 Component of the GTPase-activating Bfa1p-Bub2p complex involved in multiple cell cycle checkpoint pathways that control exit from mitosis): MSIRPVNIDEFTETSFEDIEASVSPTNWKKRSQQSSPLRDVAAAPSTASSESTTFSNDKKRYSTHTESDEDGGAFLDDFEEFHGKASRGEIVKSHFENVNLEPTFRPSTEAQESEGDDELQELTRRFGNKFDIKSRHLSGAQRPRSAFKTFKQPQSMMDLRESTTRPSSRSSHELTNSKSATNLRSGSRLGPRGIQYKKSVPALSKYDMIREEDEQDNYNDEFEDELKFEKSLLQPQFLPKEDEGSLLDLSPSQYTITADDSILTPQLHKRHRDWVRPSQLEMFREPLRHEKPAVKHRDSRKLSVSHRLKTIKQEIDHNTPMKKGRMVYNPETLKWEGNEQALAKFRDVDSFDKKALVIQGRPDLQPPRERSSSTRSGTRKHGKVVGRMMFDQDNLRWIRLDGDEKDPFAEIPDYIPPVSFSEPSLKKKLPTKRSQSQFAPSRDQCGGRYPSSATTRYHSLNTPSSSSDPTFNIDSKSLERFYHEENKWSKKVGGWFILRDAEAEGYGADQELPDPKNNSYMYEIRNMVMSSARN, encoded by the coding sequence ATGTCGATACGGCCAGTAAATATTGATGAATTCACAGAGACCTCTTTCGAAGACATTGAAGCCTCAGTGAGCCCAACaaattggaagaagagaagccAACAGTCATCGCCGTTGAGAGATGTTGCTGCCGCTCCCTCGACTGCGAGCTCTGAAAGCACCACCTTCTCTAATGACAAGAAACGGTACTCTACACACACGGAGAGTGACGAGGATGGCGGCGCCTTCTTAgacgattttgaagaattcCACGGTAAAGCTAGTAGGGGCGAAATCGTGAAATCTCACTTCGAAAATGTGAACTTGGAGCCTACGTTTAGACCTAGCACCGAAGCACAAGAGAGCGAGGGTGATGACGAACTGCAGGAGCTTACACGGCGTTTTGGAAATAAGTTCGATATTAAGAGCAGGCATCTTAGTGGTGCTCAGCGTCCTCGTTCAGCATTCAAAACCTTTAAGCAACCTCAATCAATGATGGACTTGCGGGAGTCTACCACAAGGCCttcttcgagaagctcCCACGAATTAACAAACAGCAAGTCCGCTACAAATTTAAGATCCGGAAGCCGCTTGGGCCCCAGAGGCATCCAGTACAAGAAATCAGTTCCCGCACTATCCAAGTATGATATGATACGCGAGGAGGACGAACAAGACAACTATAACGATgagtttgaagatgagcttaagtttgaaaaaagccTCTTACAGCCTCAATTCTTACCCAAAGAGGATGAGGGCTCTTTGCTGGATTTGTCGCCGTCACAATACACAATAACAGCGGATGACTCCATTCTAACACCCCAGCTCCATAAAAGGCACCGCGACTGGGTACGGCCCAGCCAGTTAGAGATGTTCAGAGAGCCACTGCGGCATGAGAAACCAGCGGTGAAACACAGGGATTCCCGAAAGCTTTCGGTTAGCCACCGTCTCAAAACGATCAAACAAGAGATAGATCACAACACTCCTATGAAGAAAGGAAGGATGGTCTATAACCCCGAAACGCTGAAGTGGGAGGGAAATGAACAGGCGCTGGCGAAGTTCAGGGACGTTGattcttttgacaaaaagGCGCTTGTAATTCAGGGAAGACCTGATCTTCAACCACCCCGCGAAAGATCTTCGAGCACAAGGTCCGGAACCAGAAAGCACGGAAAAGTGGTCGGCCGTATGATGTTTGATCAAGACAACTTGCGCTGGATACGGCTTGACGGCGACGAGAAAGATCCGTTCGCAGAAATTCCCGACTACATACCGCCAGTGAGCTTCTCTGAACCATCTCTAAAGAAAAAACTACCCACAAAAAGATCACAGAGTCAGTTTGCGCCAAGCCGCGATCAGTGTGGCGGGCGCTACCCTTCTTCTGCTACCACGAGATACCACTCTCTTAATACGCCATCGTCTAGTAGCGACCCGACTTTCAACATTGATTCTAAGTCTTTGGAAAGATTCTATCATGAAGAGAACAAATGGAGTAAAAAGGTAGGGGGGTGGTTTATCTTGAGAGATGCCGAGGCCGAAGGGTACGGAGCTGACCAGGAGCTGCCTGATCCGAAAAACAACAGCTACATGTATGAGATTAGAAACATGGTGATGAGTTCTGCACGGAATTGA
- the PRP39 gene encoding Prp39p (similar to uniprot|P39682 Saccharomyces cerevisiae YML046W PRP39 U1 snRNP protein involved in splicing contains multiple tetriatricopeptide repeats), whose amino-acid sequence MFYLFTLSGIYDHFLFTTCNDFYLQTSISRKDNRREAQPMDLRTSMDEALDTKTGPKGEEVPESIFEGLEVGFLKDNEQWVSKVKALNWDDVASLEEMVKATEQLVLKYSNPNQHIKHSIKKVFEKVLGRYPLLFGYWKRFTAVQYQLNGLQSSIDVLSQAVDAFPNSLELWCDYLSVLLANNPDQVDQIRVNFLIAKDLVGLQFLSHPFWDKFIEFESRHQQWKNVLAIYREVSKIPLHQYSKYYTAYKQLAERTDTGIRIEEDIDQVFANTQKLVNEVWTYESQIAQSFFNIGPVRQKELDNWDQYLEFVINSEHFHASLVKSTFMRCLVPCRNYEHFWLRFTKWMEENSSLEECLDVYQKGVNAISQEMRTLRQQFLDYMKLRLKDDEDKVLELYLLTLSEFSRIYQQDASFMVEFLAAVRRTSFSSDLSQTDQEILRQQTSYASYLEKNVRCYTNQTPDGDVKLQGILNDKNLSVAVVELIKVTHLNLRNVSQSRKYFKEFESLPQIRNSTAFWLLYYKILKVSVELNELERFVARLGTEIFLPTLVVNDILDDFKSFFLTNVNYPDYEHEVYKGRYTSGIDPLTDLYFKVNNPLWTKQKSTDRQRNEIKDNGHIGLYLEKPEISNTIIESHSKSFSNGPPSLPTFKNLDKANKQASFKDFLSTDYTNVV is encoded by the coding sequence ATGTTTTACTTGTTTACTCTGTCCGGAATTTATGATCATTTTTTATTTACTACGTGTAACGATTTCTATCTTCAAACCTCAATTTCCCGAAAAGATAACCGAAGAGAAGCCCAACCCATGGATTTGAGAACAAGCATGGATGAAGCCTTAGACACAAAGACAGGCCCAAAGGGTGAAGAGGTCCCtgaaagcatttttgaaggtttgGAAGTTGGGTTCTTGAAGGATAATGAACAGTGGGTATCTAAAGTGAAAGCGCTTAACTGGGATGATGTTGCTTCACTGGAAGAGATGGTGAAAGCTACTGAACAGCTGGTACTGAAGTACTCCAATCCGAACCAGCATATAAAGCATTCTAtcaaaaaagtttttgagaaagttcTCGGGAGGTATCCTTTGCTCTTTGGTTATTGGAAGAGGTTTACAGCTGTGCAATATCAGCTCAATGGTCTACAGAGTTCAATAGATGTTCTTTCTCAGGCGGTTGATGCATTCCCCAACTCCTTAGAGCTGTGGTGTGACTACCTCAGTGTCCTATTGGCAAATAACCCCGATCAAGTTGACCAGATTAGAGTCAATTTCCTTATAGCCAAGGACTTAGTAGGACTACAGTTCCTTTCGCATCCGTTTTGGGATAAGTTCATTGAGTTCGAATCGAGGCACCAACAGTGGAAAAACGTGTTGGCGATATATCGGGAGGTTAGCAAGATCCCTCTGCATCAGTATTCCAAATACTATACGGCCTATAAGCAACTTGCAGAAAGAACTGACACCGGGATtagaattgaagaagatatAGACCAGGTTTTCGCCAATACGCAGAAACTTGTTAATGAAGTTTGGACATATGAATCCCAGATCGCacaaagtttcttcaataTTGGCCCTGTCAGACAGAAAGAACTAGATAATTGGGATCAATATCTTGAGTTTGTGATTAACTCTGAACACTTTCATGCCAGCCTTGTCAAGTCAACTTTCATGAGGTGCTTGGTTCCCTGCCGTAACTATGAACATTTTTGGCTAAGGTTTACAAAGTGGATGGAAGAAAACAGTAGCCTAGAAGAATGCTTAGACGTTTATCAAAAAGGCGTTAACGCAATCTCACAAGAGATGCGTACACTGCGACAGCAGTTCTTAGACTACATGAAGCTTCGGCTGaaggacgacgaagacaaGGTGCTCGAGTTGTATCTTCTTACTCTCAGTGAGTTTTCGCGCATTTACCAGCAAGACGCTTCCTTTATGGTAGAATTCTTGGCAGCTGTGCGTAGAacatcattttcttctgatCTTTCCCAAACAGACCAGGAAATTCTGAGGCAACAAACGTCATATGCATCATATTTGGAAAAGAATGTCCGTTGTTACACCAACCAAACACCAGACGGAGACGTAAAGCTGCAAGGTATTCTCAATGACAAGAATCTATCAGTGGCAGTGGTAGAGCTTATTAAAGTCACGCATCTCAATCTGAGGAATGTCTCCCAATCGCGAAAAtacttcaaagagtttgaatCTTTACCGCAAATCCGAAACTCCacagctttttggcttttgtACTACAAAATACTAAAAGTTTCTGTCGAGCTAAATGAGTTAGAACGCTTCGTGGCTCGCCTGGGTACGGAAATATTTCTACCAACTTTGGTTGTCAACGATATATTAGACGatttcaaatctttttttctcaCGAATGTCAATTATCCAGATTACGAGCACGAAGTTTATAAAGGCCGTTATACCTCTGGCATCGACCCACTCACGGATTTGTACTTCAAGGTGAACAACCCTCTATGGACTAAACAGAAATCGACAGATAGGCAACGGAATGAAATAAAAGACAATGGGCACATTGGGCTTTaccttgaaaagcctgAAATTTCCAACACAATAATCGAAAGCCATTCTAAAAGTTTCAGCAATGGACCGCCATCATTGCCCACTTTTAAAAATCTTGATAAAGCCAACAAGCAAGCATCCTTTAAGGACTTTCTATCTACAGATTACACCAACGTGGTCTAA
- the RAD7 gene encoding UV-damaged DNA-binding protein RAD7 (similar to uniprot|P06779 Saccharomyces cerevisiae YJR052W RAD7 Protein that recognizes and binds damaged DNA in an ATP-dependent manner (with Rad16p) during nucleotide excision repair subunit of Nucleotide Excision Repair Factor 4 (NEF4)) has protein sequence MYRGRNRSKTNKDADDGSVRGPNSALTQFLKEQGISAESIRQRWLKSREKEGGSETDGVKKEGSEEDERSLSASTRPKSEESGTESGDEYDRSDEENEEDNDDDADETESQEITRSRLKANGSPRENRLKRFAAESEDSDEEEYDEGMSSRTISETPVPLQQEDHALKIKKSKQQLQQRRRKKKRAAELLDRKTRRISTLQDICISQISANISKLQKETSSSDETLSQQIRQTLGGISTENMNKLARTLSKNRALNDHTLQLFLRTDLESLTFHDCSKVSYEGYKLLAIFAPHLSELSLQMCGQLNNEALLYIAQKLPNLNALYLDGPFLINESTWDEFFSLMKNRLKAFHVSNTHRFTDHSLRNLLENCGESLVSLRLSRLDAVFDYSLVSQYLRNPNFEHLSLEYPNKEELVSDDIVIDALKQVGPTLKHLSLNGCFALTDATFISAKDALSSENSHSSMLENLQLEELDQITTDGMVYFFSNIQMPNLKNCSLRRCFQLQDMAVSELFLNEASKSLTDLSLNSLKDVKGECFEAMECPKLKRLDVGFMGCVNDKLVKNLGERNPDLEILEVFGDNLVSRNAVIRPGLTVIGRQSDTL, from the coding sequence ATGTACCGAGGTAGGAATAGATCAAAAACCAATAAGGATGCAGACGACGGAAGCGTCAGGGGCCCTAACTCTGCGTTAACGCAGTTTCTGAAGGAACAGGGCATCAGCGCAGAGAGTATACGGCAAAGGTGGCTGAAAAGCCGCGAGAAGGAGGGCGGAAGCGAAACCGATGGAGTCAAGAAAGAGGGAAGCGAAGAGGACGAACGAAGCTTGTCAGCGTCAACCCGCCCGAAATCCGAAGAGAGCGGCACCGAATCTGGTGATGAATATGATAGAAGTGACGAGGAGAACGAAGAGGAtaatgatgatgatgctGATGAGACTGAGAGTCAGGAAATCACCCGGAGCCGGCTTAAGGCAAACGGGAGCCCAAGAGAGAATCGTCTTAAGAGGTTTGCCGCTGAATCGGAAGAtagcgacgaagaagaataTGACGAGGGAATGAGCTCTAGAACCATTTCAGAGACTCCTGTTCCACTGCAGCAAGAAGACCACGCCCTCAAGATTAAAAAGAGCAAACAGCAGTTACAgcagagaagaagaaagaagaagagagcgGCCGAGCTGCTAGACAGGAAGACACGCCGGATCTCGACCTTGCAAGATATATGCATATCCCAAATCAGCGCCAATATCTCCAAATTGCAAAAAGAAACCAGCTCAAGCGACGAAACTTTGTCGCAGCAAATTCGTCAGACCTTGGGTGGTATCTCTACTGAAAACATGAACAAGCTGGCGCGAactctctcaaaaaacaGGGCTTTAAATGACCACACACTTCAACTGTTTCTCAGGACAGATTTAGAGTCCTTGACATTCCATGATTGCTCAAAGGTGTCGTACGAAGGTTACAAGCTTTTAGCAATTTTCGCTCCCCATCTGTCAGAACTCTCGCTGCAAATGTGCGGACAGCTTAACAACGAAGCGCTGCTTTATATTGCACAAAAATTACCAAACCTGAATGCATTATATTTAGACGGGCCGTTTCTTATAAATGAATCTACATGGGATGAGtttttctccttgatgaaaaacAGACTGAAAGCATTTCACGTCTCAAACACTCACCGTTTCACTGACCATTCTCTTCGGAACCTGCTAGAAAACTGTGGTGAAAGCTTGGTGTCCCTGAGGCTTTCAAGACTAGATGCTGTGTTTGACTACAGTCTCGTGTCGCAATACCTGAGGAATCCGAATTTTGAACATCTGTCTCTCGAGTACCCAAataaagaagagcttgtaTCGGATGACATAGTGATAGACGCTTTAAAGCAGGTTGGGCCAACTCTAAAACACCTGAGCTTGAATGGGTGTTTCGCATTGACTGATGCAACATTTATAAGCGCAAAAGACGCGCTTTCATCAGAGAACTCGCATTCAAGTATGCTTGAGAATCTTCAgttggaagagctggatCAAATTACCACCGATGGGATGGTCTATTTCTTCAGCAATATCCAGATGCCCAACTTAAAGAACTGCAGCCTGCGACGCTGCTTCCAGCTTCAGGACATGGCTGTCAGcgagcttttcttgaatgaAGCCAGCAAAAGCCTTACCGACTTAAGTCTCAACTCCCTTAAGGATGTAAAGGGTGAATGCTTTGAGGCTATGGAATGTCCAAAGCTAAAGCGTCTCGATGTGGGATTTATGGGGTGCGTTAACGATAAGCTGGTCAAAAACCTGGGGGAGCGGAACCCAGACCTTGAGATTTTAGAAGTCTTCGGAGATAACCTTGTGAGTCGAAATGCCGTGATTCGGCCGGGCCTTACGGTGATCGGGAGACAAAGCGACACTTTATGA
- a CDS encoding lipase ROG1 family protein (conserved hypothetical protein) encodes MLEPAVDKTGSTAYHLVVLVHGLWGNRSHLEYISNALKTEFDSRNRSNSGEQLFVYTAHLNEGYKTYDGIDVCGVRVASEIEEQISALGSVTKFSICGYSLGGLISRYALGVLYKRQVFKKRDIKLVNFTTFCTPHVGVYAPGKNAAVKLFNAVVPLVLGNSGKQMFLKDKSKLAGGLPLVLAMSMENSVFYKALQEFESKSLYANVINDKRTAWWTSGISRNDPFFDIDENNGHHRFCYVSGYGPIVVDHTKPVKISRIEDFNERAEEKARPRQSGENMKVDKQEYFFLNYWIAKLGRWLMVLINLLLIAPLWALWFVISGTTETIKSTIRVTKFVKGYSHQFIQEIYDIPSSPDHEDDMIETLPDTPGEYELQFQQSLQDQTDTFIESVLSAIERKNTLSAVVDEAEPCDEKNMSDEGDTGKDFSMRTTLKELELYSVEAIKARHSRSASNEKLPSLENLHLELGPAQLQIIDSLNKIPWSKFPVYIRNTPSTHACAIVRHGDPKFGEGKVIVKHWVSEVFSF; translated from the coding sequence ATGCTTGAGCCTGCAGTCGACAAAACTGGTTCGACAGCGTACCACTTGGTAGTTCTTGTGCATGGTCTGTGGGGAAATAGGTCGCATTTGGAATACATCTCCAACGCACTGAAGACTGAGTTTGATTCTCGCAACAGGAGCAACTCCGGCGAACAGCTCTTTGTTTATACAGCCCATCTCAACGAGGGTTACAAAACCTACGATGGTATAGATGTGTGTGGCGTGCGTGTTGCTAGCGAAATTGAGGAGCAAATCTCCGCGCTGGGGTCCGTAACCAAGTTCTCAATCTGCGGATACTCCCTTGGCGGCCTCATCTCGCGATACGCCCTGGGTGTGCTCTACAAGCGCCAGGTATTCAAGAAACGAGACATTAAGCTCGTTAACTTTACCACGTTTTGCACTCCGCACGTAGGTGTATACGCCCCTGGTAAGAACGCGGCCGTTAAGCTGTTCAACGCGGTTGTGCCGCTGGTTTTAGGCAACAGCGGCAAGCagatgttcttgaaagataAGTCCAAGCTCGCGGGCGGCCTCCCGCTTGTCCTTGCGATGAGTATGGAAAACTCCGTGTTTTACAAAGCGCTACAGGAGTTCGAGTCGAAGTCGCTCTACGCTAATGTCATCAACGACAAGCGGACCGCTTGGTGGACCTCTGGGATATCTCGAAACGACCCATTTTTCGACATTGACGAGAACAATGGCCACCACCGCTTCTGCTACGTGTCTGGGTATGGCCCCATCGTGGTCGACCACACGAAGCCTGTCAAAATTTCCAGGATTGAGGACTTCAACGAACGCGCCGAGGAAAAGGCGCGTCCACGCCAAAGTGGAGAAAATATGAAGGTAGACAAACAGGAGTACTTTTTCTTAAACTACTGGATTGCGAAGCTGGGGAGGTGGCTGATGGTGCTCATCAACCTACTGTTGATAGCACCTTTATGGGCATTATGGTTCGTCATTTCAGGAACCACAGAGACCATCAAATCCACCATCAGAGTAACTAAGTTTGTTAAAGGCTACTCCCACCAATTCATTCAAGAGATATACGACATACCTTCGTCTCCAGACCATGAAGACGATATGATCGAGACACTTCCAGACACACCCGGGGAATACGAATTGCAGTTTCAGCAGTCTTTGCAGGACCAAACTGATACTTTTATTGAAAGTGTGCTCAGCGCCATTGAAAGGAAAAACACGCTCTCGGCGGTGGTTGACGAAGCTGAGCCTTGTGACGAGAAGAATATGTCGGACGAAGGGGATACGGGCAAAGACTTCTCCATGCGAACGACactgaaagagctggaaTTGTACTCAGTTGAAGCAATCAAGGCCCGACACTCAAGGTCCGCCAGCAATGAGAAGTTGCCATCGCTTGAAAACTTGCACCTTGAGCTAGGCCCCGCGCAGCTGCAGATTATTGACTCTCTAAACAAGATCCCGTGGTCTAAATTTCCCGTGTACATCCGGAACACCCCCAGTACTCACGCCTGCGCCATTGTGCGGCACGGCGACCCCAAATTCGGCGAGGGAAAGGTCATTGTCAAGCACTGGGTCAGCGAAgtcttcagcttttga
- the TCA17 gene encoding Tca17p (similar to uniprot|P32613 Saccharomyces cerevisiae YEL048C Hypothetical ORF): MTEVKPCFISLIDDGDRPLLIHVVEGANDEIDNVLKFNSFSNMALDYLESDLFEWMSSNQESRDIKNLFQLEGVSVYGKLIKQTSLKIVIGFSSNLDCKDELILHYFNEVSKLYVKCKFNPFVTSNDELKEQLHKRFAERF, from the coding sequence ATGACTGAAGTCAAGCCTTGTTTCATCTCACTCATCGACGACGGAGACCGTCCGCTACTGATACACGTTGTCGAAGGTGCCAACGATGAAATAGACAATGTGCTGAAGTTCAATTCATTTTCAAACATGGCATTGGACTACCTCGAGAGCGATCTCTTTGAGTGGATGAGCTCAAACCAGGAAAGCCGGGatatcaagaacttgttcCAATTAGAGGGTGTATCTGTCTATGGAAAACTTATAAAACAAACAAGCCTGAAGATCGTCATTGGGTTTTCGAGCAACCTCGACTGCAAAGACGAACTCATCCTCCACTACTTCAACGAAGTGTCGAAGCTTTATGTCAAGTGCAAATTCAATCCTTTCGTGACCAGCAATGATGAATTAAAAGAGCAGCTGCACAAAAGGTTCGCTGAAAGGTTCTGA